The Blastococcus sp. HT6-4 genome window below encodes:
- a CDS encoding sugar ABC transporter ATP-binding protein: MTTTATPPAAATDVVLRVSGMTKRFGATLALDGAELALRRGTVHALVGGNGCGKSTTIKVLAGVHRADAGRIEVAGSSWTAADYDARAGRAAGLRFVHQDLGLFPELSVAENVALDAGYPRGTAGRVSWRALHRRVAGLLADYEIDAAPTTPVMALRPAQRTLVAIARALQDQESDRHLVLVLDEPTATLPQHESQVLLEAVRRRADHGQTVLMVSHRMPEVLAVSDDFTVFRDGRTVATVVDSQPTERELVALMTGSATAAERPGPRTGSAARGDDSDVVLDVAGLAGGPLRGVDLQVRRGEIVGVTGLVGSGRTSLLKTVFGEHEPEAGTLRIASGSAGADAGKGTPRRIAAGVAYVPEDRGGEAAFADLTVRHNLSATVLRRYWRPWGMAARQERAEAAELIREHGIKAPSPEVPFAALSGGNQQKAVLARWLRRSPSLLLLDEPTQGVDVMSRADIYRTVRETAAGGCAVLVASSDLMELCALCDRVLVLRDGRVAAEVHGADLTADRLTELTQSTDETPGPAPAPGAQR; the protein is encoded by the coding sequence ATGACAACGACGGCGACCCCGCCGGCGGCCGCGACGGACGTCGTCCTGCGCGTCTCCGGCATGACCAAGCGGTTCGGGGCGACCCTTGCCCTCGACGGCGCCGAGCTGGCGCTGCGGCGCGGCACCGTGCACGCCCTCGTGGGCGGCAACGGGTGCGGCAAGTCGACGACCATCAAGGTGCTGGCCGGGGTCCACCGGGCCGACGCCGGACGCATCGAGGTGGCCGGCTCCTCGTGGACGGCCGCCGACTACGACGCGCGGGCCGGGCGGGCCGCCGGCCTCCGCTTCGTCCACCAGGACCTCGGCCTGTTCCCGGAGCTGTCGGTCGCGGAGAACGTCGCGCTCGACGCGGGCTACCCCCGGGGAACGGCGGGGCGGGTCTCCTGGCGCGCCCTGCACCGGCGCGTCGCCGGGCTGCTGGCGGACTACGAGATCGACGCGGCGCCCACGACCCCGGTCATGGCACTGCGCCCGGCGCAGCGCACCCTGGTCGCGATCGCCCGGGCGCTGCAGGACCAGGAGAGCGACCGGCACCTGGTCCTCGTCCTCGACGAACCCACCGCCACGCTGCCGCAGCACGAGTCCCAGGTGCTCCTGGAGGCGGTGCGCCGACGGGCCGACCACGGCCAGACCGTCCTGATGGTGAGCCACCGGATGCCCGAGGTGCTCGCGGTGTCCGACGACTTCACCGTGTTCCGGGACGGGCGCACGGTGGCCACGGTCGTGGACTCGCAGCCGACCGAGCGCGAGCTGGTCGCGCTCATGACCGGCTCGGCGACAGCGGCCGAGCGGCCGGGTCCCCGGACGGGCTCGGCTGCTCGCGGCGACGACTCCGACGTCGTCCTCGACGTGGCGGGGCTGGCCGGGGGGCCGCTGCGCGGGGTCGACCTGCAGGTCCGGCGGGGCGAGATCGTCGGCGTCACCGGGCTCGTGGGCTCCGGGCGCACCTCCCTGCTGAAGACCGTCTTCGGCGAGCACGAGCCGGAGGCGGGCACCCTGCGGATCGCCTCGGGGTCGGCCGGTGCGGACGCCGGCAAGGGCACTCCCCGCCGGATCGCGGCCGGCGTGGCCTACGTGCCGGAGGACCGTGGCGGGGAGGCCGCCTTCGCGGACCTGACCGTCCGCCACAACCTCTCGGCCACCGTGCTGCGCCGGTACTGGCGGCCGTGGGGCATGGCCGCCCGACAGGAACGCGCCGAGGCGGCCGAGCTCATCCGCGAGCACGGCATCAAGGCGCCGTCGCCGGAGGTGCCGTTCGCGGCGCTGTCCGGCGGCAACCAGCAGAAGGCCGTGCTGGCCCGGTGGCTGCGCCGGTCGCCGTCGCTGCTGCTGCTCGACGAGCCGACCCAGGGCGTGGACGTGATGTCCCGCGCCGACATCTACCGCACCGTCCGGGAGACCGCCGCCGGCGGCTGTGCGGTGCTGGTCGCCTCCTCCGACCTGATGGAGCTGTGCGCGCTGTGCGACCGCGTGCTCGTGCTGCGGGACGGCCGCGTCGCGGCCGAGGTGCACGGCGCGGACCTGACCGCCGACCGGCTGACCGAACTGACCCAGAGCACCGACGAGACGCCCGGCCCCGCGCCGGCCCCAGGAGCCCAGCGATGA
- a CDS encoding cyclase family protein encodes MLTPDQLDPTDPEGAIAAAAKRCSNWGRWGADDVLGTLNFLTEDKRVEGARLVRRGVSFSLSQRFDMDGPQKGWRRRTNPVHTMLDTGTDAERGQGFPHGLGGADDVIAMPLQSSTQWDGLGHIFDHGNAWNGRRAGNVVTSAGDAVTGIETVASLITGRGVLLDVGRALGTDGELPDGFAITAEHLQATIAAQGDSARVGRGDLLLVRTGQLTRARRDIAEGRGWGEYAGGPAPGLSFTTADWLHGTEIAGIATDTWGFEVRPNEFEVAFQPLHQVAIPHIGLFLGEMWDLDALAADCADDGVWDFLLTAAPLPVTGAVGAPVNPIAVK; translated from the coding sequence GTGCTCACGCCCGACCAGCTCGACCCGACCGACCCCGAGGGCGCCATCGCCGCTGCGGCGAAGCGCTGCTCGAACTGGGGACGCTGGGGCGCCGACGACGTGCTGGGCACGCTGAACTTCCTGACCGAGGACAAGCGCGTCGAGGGGGCCCGGCTGGTCCGCCGCGGGGTGAGCTTCTCGCTGTCCCAGCGCTTCGACATGGACGGCCCGCAGAAGGGCTGGCGGCGGCGCACCAACCCGGTGCACACCATGCTCGACACCGGTACCGACGCCGAACGCGGTCAGGGGTTCCCGCACGGCCTGGGCGGCGCCGACGACGTCATCGCCATGCCGCTGCAGTCCTCCACCCAGTGGGACGGGCTCGGCCACATCTTCGACCACGGCAACGCGTGGAACGGCCGGCGCGCCGGGAACGTCGTCACCAGCGCCGGCGACGCGGTCACCGGCATCGAGACCGTCGCCTCGCTGATCACCGGCCGCGGCGTGCTCCTCGACGTCGGCCGCGCCCTCGGGACCGACGGCGAGCTGCCCGACGGCTTCGCCATCACCGCCGAGCACCTGCAGGCCACCATCGCCGCGCAGGGCGACAGCGCCCGCGTCGGCCGCGGCGACCTCCTGCTGGTGCGCACCGGTCAGCTCACCCGCGCCCGCCGCGACATCGCCGAGGGCCGCGGGTGGGGCGAGTACGCCGGCGGCCCGGCCCCCGGCCTGTCGTTCACCACCGCCGACTGGCTGCACGGCACCGAGATCGCCGGCATCGCCACCGACACCTGGGGCTTCGAGGTGCGGCCCAACGAGTTCGAGGTCGCCTTCCAGCCGCTGCACCAGGTCGCCATCCCCCACATCGGCCTGTTCCTCGGCGAGATGTGGGACCTCGATGCACTGGCCGCCGACTGCGCCGACGACGGCGTCTGGGACTTCCTCCTCACCGCCGCGCCCCTGCCCGTGACCGGCGCCGTCGGCGCCCCGGTCAACCCCATCGCCGTCAAGTGA
- a CDS encoding LysR family transcriptional regulator, with protein MTGINGVDTVRRVNLASLDLNLLVSLDALLQQRSVTRAAAQMGLSQPALSASLARLRRHFDDELLSRAGNEYRLTPLAVQLKDLARMALTGVERVFTAQPVFDPASSRREFSVVVSDYGVAVLGDTIAELLAEEAPHTRLRLSANTPTVVDRADQVLLSTDLLVLPHGFLTDLSHQDLYRDEWVCVVSADSPLVERGLTVADLEAMPWVVTFHGPTASTPAARQMRMLGIEPRVQVVTENFLTVPGLIAGSGRIALLQRRLVELLPLNIGIRALPCPFDAGPLVEAMWWHPVFDDDPDHIYFRDLVLRATRQSTGLGAGVIDSGDDHPQEK; from the coding sequence ATGACAGGCATCAACGGCGTCGATACAGTGCGCCGGGTGAACCTGGCGAGCCTGGACCTCAACCTGCTGGTGTCGCTCGATGCGCTGCTCCAGCAGCGCAGCGTCACCAGAGCCGCGGCCCAGATGGGGTTGAGCCAGCCGGCGCTGTCGGCGTCGCTGGCCCGGCTGCGCCGCCACTTCGACGACGAGCTGCTCAGCCGGGCGGGCAACGAGTACCGCCTGACCCCGCTGGCGGTGCAGCTCAAGGACCTGGCGCGGATGGCCCTCACCGGGGTGGAGCGGGTCTTCACCGCCCAGCCGGTCTTCGACCCGGCATCGTCCCGGCGCGAGTTCTCGGTGGTGGTCAGCGACTACGGGGTCGCGGTGCTGGGCGACACGATCGCCGAACTGCTGGCCGAGGAGGCCCCGCACACCCGGCTGCGGCTGTCGGCGAACACCCCCACCGTGGTCGACCGCGCCGACCAGGTGCTGCTGAGCACCGACCTGCTGGTGCTGCCGCACGGCTTCCTCACCGATCTGTCGCACCAGGACCTGTACCGGGACGAGTGGGTGTGCGTCGTCTCCGCCGACAGCCCGCTGGTCGAGCGGGGTCTGACCGTCGCCGATCTCGAGGCCATGCCCTGGGTGGTGACGTTCCACGGCCCCACCGCCTCCACGCCGGCCGCCCGGCAGATGCGGATGCTCGGCATCGAGCCGCGGGTGCAGGTGGTCACCGAGAACTTCCTGACCGTGCCGGGCCTGATCGCGGGCAGTGGGCGGATCGCGCTGCTGCAGCGCCGCCTGGTCGAGCTGCTGCCGCTCAACATCGGCATCCGGGCCCTGCCGTGCCCCTTCGACGCCGGCCCGCTGGTCGAGGCCATGTGGTGGCACCCGGTGTTCGACGACGACCCGGACCACATCTACTTCCGGGACCTCGTGCTGCGCGCGACGCGGCAGTCGACCGGCCTCGGCGCAGGCGTTATCGACAGCGGTGATGATCACCCCCAGGAGAAGTGA
- a CDS encoding substrate-binding domain-containing protein codes for MTHSMRRLGVTAVLTLAATVGLAACGSTDEDAVSSGSPASTADSGSAAAADALQVAYEGRMGTPPTTATTPPEDVTLWAISCGEQIPSCSTPTAAVQEAAEAVGWDVRLCDGQLNPNGWGDCVRQAISADADVIVPVGIDCASIQQPFQEAKAAGVTVIGGGGADCDEVGGEALWASERIQLEGMSVRDNFELQGKLAADWLIGTTGGEAKVLHLVFTDPLWGPWLAEGFEEELATCAGCEIVGTLEVSNNDVMTGALPQKFSTALLQAPDVDSVFVPLGGWMPAGLAQAVVSSGRSADLDVISGLGNVANMELIRSDGGQDAIVGYPTQWGGWGSVDTAIRVLNGEEPLVQGDGFQVVDAEHNLPPQGQDFEPVDYRAAYQEAWGV; via the coding sequence ATGACCCACTCCATGCGCCGGCTCGGCGTGACCGCCGTCCTCACGCTGGCCGCCACCGTGGGCCTGGCCGCCTGCGGGTCCACGGACGAGGACGCCGTCAGCTCGGGGAGCCCCGCCAGCACCGCCGACAGCGGCTCCGCCGCCGCCGCGGACGCGCTGCAGGTCGCCTACGAAGGGCGGATGGGCACCCCGCCCACCACCGCGACGACGCCACCGGAGGACGTGACCCTCTGGGCGATCTCCTGCGGTGAGCAGATCCCCAGCTGCTCGACGCCGACGGCCGCGGTGCAGGAGGCGGCCGAGGCCGTGGGCTGGGACGTGCGGCTGTGCGACGGCCAGCTCAACCCCAACGGCTGGGGCGACTGCGTCCGCCAGGCGATCAGCGCCGACGCCGACGTGATCGTCCCGGTGGGGATCGACTGCGCGAGCATCCAGCAGCCGTTCCAGGAGGCGAAGGCCGCCGGCGTGACCGTCATCGGCGGTGGCGGCGCCGACTGCGACGAGGTCGGGGGCGAGGCGCTCTGGGCCAGCGAGCGGATCCAGCTCGAGGGCATGAGCGTCCGCGACAACTTCGAGCTCCAGGGCAAGCTCGCCGCCGACTGGCTCATCGGCACCACCGGTGGCGAGGCGAAGGTGCTGCACCTGGTCTTCACCGACCCGCTGTGGGGCCCCTGGCTGGCGGAGGGCTTCGAGGAGGAGCTGGCCACCTGCGCCGGCTGCGAGATCGTGGGCACCCTCGAGGTCTCCAACAACGACGTCATGACCGGCGCGCTGCCGCAGAAGTTCTCCACCGCCCTGCTGCAGGCGCCCGACGTCGACTCGGTGTTCGTGCCGCTCGGCGGCTGGATGCCCGCCGGTCTCGCCCAGGCGGTCGTGTCCTCGGGCCGCTCGGCCGACCTCGACGTCATCAGCGGCCTCGGCAACGTCGCCAACATGGAGCTCATCCGCAGCGACGGGGGCCAGGACGCGATCGTCGGCTACCCGACGCAGTGGGGCGGCTGGGGCTCGGTGGACACCGCCATCCGGGTGCTCAACGGCGAGGAGCCGCTCGTGCAGGGCGACGGCTTCCAGGTCGTGGACGCGGAGCACAACCTGCCGCCCCAGGGTCAGGACTTCGAACCGGTCGACTACCGCGCCGCCTACCAGGAGGCATGGGGGGTCTGA